The Flavobacterium johnsoniae genomic sequence ATAAATCCTGAAATAGAAATAGTACTAAAAAAATAGGAAGAATACTAAAAACTCTGCACCTTTGTACCTTTACCTCTTTGTAACTTAAGAAAAATGTTTCATTTACTAGATATTATTGGGACAATGGCTTTTGCTATGTCGGGCGCTTTAACAGCAATGCATAAAAAACTAGATCCGTTTGGGGTTTTTATCATTGCATTTGTAACGGCTGTAGGAGGAGGAACGCTTCGTGATGTTCTTATCGGAAGAACTCCAGTTGGTTGGATGCGCGATATGCAATATGTATATGTAATTATTTTAGGTTTTTTTCTAGCTATTATTTTTAGAAAAAGATTTGATAAACTTAGAACTTCTCTATTTTTATTTGATACTATCGGACTTGGAGTTTTTACTTTAATTGGTCTTGAAAGAGGAATTCTAACTGGACTTCATCCCGCGATTTGCATTGCTTTAGGAACAATGACTGCTTGTTTTGGCGGAGTAATTCGAGATATTTTATGCAATGAGATTCCGAATGTTTTTAGGGAAGAAATTTATGCTACAATTTGTATTTTCGGCGGAATTGTATTTTTTGGTTTAAGAAAATTAAATTTAGACGACGATATTTTATATTTAGTTACTTCCTTAATTATTATCTTAATTAGATTAATGGCAGTAAAATACAAATGGCATTTAAAAGCATTTGACCATAAATAATCTAGAAATGTATACCATAAAAAAATACCATCAAGACGATTATTTAATCTGGAACGATTTTGTCGCCCAATCCAAAAATGCTACTTTTTTATTTCATCGCGATTTTATGGAATATCATAAAGATCGTTTTGAAGATTTTTCGCTTTTAATTTTTGAAGAAGATAAATTGAGAGCAATTCTTCCTGCTAATAAAAGAGACAATTCTGTTTATTCTCATCAAGGTTTAACTTATGGAGGTTTGGTTTTTTTATCAAAAATGAAAGCAGAAAAAATAGAATCAATTTTAGATGAAATTTTACTTTTTTTGAAAGAAAATCAAATTGAAACCTTTTTTTATAAGCCAGTTCCTAGTTTTTATTTTTTGGAAGGAAATAAAGAAATGGACTTTTTTCTGTTGAAAAGAGGAGCTGTTTTAGAACAAAAAGAAATGAATTTGGCAGTTAATTTGTCAGTTCCTTTGAAAATTTCCAAAAGTAAAATGAAACATTTCAGAAGAATTGAAAATCTGGATTTAGATATTATTGAAGAAGAAAGTTTCGATCCATTTTGGGAAAATATTTTACAACCAAGACTATTAGAGAAGTTTGGTGTAAAACCAGTTCATTCTAAAGAAGAAATCACACTTTTGCAATCGAAATTCCCTAAAAATATCAAGCAATATTCTGCCTACAGAAATGATGAAATTATTGCAGGAATTACGATTTTTGAAACGGAAAATTGTGTTAAATCTCAGTATGGTGCTACTTCTAAAAAAGGGGAAAAATTTAGAGCATTAGACTTTTTATTTATTAATCTAATTTATAAATATAAAAAAGAAGGCAAGTGTTTTTTTGATATGGGAATTGTAGATGACGAAAATGAATCAGGTTATAATTTCGGGCTTATAAAACAAAAAGAAGAATTAGGCTGTTCAGTTTATAATCAAGATTTTTATAAAATAAATTTAATGTAATACTAATTGAATTTCTATAAAAAAATAATTCAAACCAGTTTGTTTAAGATTACTTCTTTAAACAGTTTTAGTGTTGTTTTAAAAATCGGAATAGGATTAATTACGTCAAAAATATTAGCCATTTTCGTTGGTCCAAGCGGAATGGCTTTGGTTGGAAATCTTCGTAATTTTTTAACTTCATTAGAAAATATATCAACTTTAGGTTTCCAGAACGGAATTGTGAAATATACGGCTGAAAATGAAAAAAATAAGAATGAACTTCAAAAAATAGTTTCGACTGTTTTGATAAGTTTGGTTTTTTTGACGCTATTTTTAAGCGGAATTTTATTTTTTACGGCTTCGTTTTGGAATGAGAGAATCTTTGGAAATAACACCGAATATTTACTAGTTTTTAAAGTTCTAGCATTGGTTTTACCAACTTACGGACTTTCAATTTTCTTGATTGCTGTAATTAACGGTTTAGGAAAATTTCAAAAAGTAATTTGGATCAATATTATTGGAAATATTATAGGTTTATTAATTTCCATTTTTTTCATTTTACAATTTAAAACCATTGGAGCTTTATTGGCAATTGTAATTGCTCCCGCTTTATTATTTGTTATTACACTTTATTTGGTGCAAAAGGAAATTCAATTTCTTCAATTCGTTAAATTTAATTTATTTGATTTTAAAATTCTAAAAAACCTTTCGTCTTATTCCTTAATGGCGTTGGTTTCATCTGTTTTGGGGCCTTTTATCTTTCTCGCAATCCGAAACCATATTATTCAATATTTAGGAATCGAACAAGCTGGATATTGGGAAACCATAACGAGAATTTCTTCCTATTATTTAATGTTTGTGAGTACTATTTTAAGTGTTTATTTTTTGCCAAGATTATCAAAATTTCAAAATAATTTAGAAACAAAAAACGTTTTTTGGCAGTTTTACAAATACATTCTTCCCGTTTTTATTTTGGGTTTAACGATTATTTATTTCGGAAGATTTTTAATAGTTGAGATGCTTTTTACAAAAGAATTTTTACCCGTAACCGATTTGTTTTTCTGGCAACTTTTAGGAGATATTTTTAAAGTTTGCGCGCTTATTTTAGGACTTCAGTTTTTTGCTAAAAAAATGACTTCAGCTTTTATAATTACCGAATTATTTTCGCTTTCCGTATTATATTTTTCAAGTTTATATTTTACGAAACTATTTCAGATTGAAGGCGTTGTGATAGCATACGCTTTTCAGAATTTTATTTATTTAGTAGTTCTTTCTTTATATTTTAGAAAAAGTCTGTTCTAGTTTTCATTCCATTTTTGAATATACTTTTCGGCAATTTTTATATAATCGTGATGCTCTTCAATAAATGTTCTTGCACGTTTTGATATCGTAATAATTTCATTTGGATTTTCTATTAAAAAGGACAATTCTTTTACCAGATAATCTACATCTGGAATGGCATTTATGCAGACTTTTTCAGAAAGATTATAGTGTTTACTAAATTCAGATTCAGCGCCAGTAAAAACAACTTTTCCTTTCGCCATTGCTTCTAACGCATTGTAACCTTGATCGTAAGCGTAAACCATATCCAATAGAATATGACAGCTTTTGTATAAATTAATATATTCAGAATAAGGAACGCTTCGAACTGTAATAACTTCCACTTTTTTAGCGTATTTTTCTTCAATTATTTTTAAAGCTTTTTCAAAATAATCGTTTCCTTTTTTCAAATAATTATCATTGTTGATGCCATGAAAAATGACAATTCTATCAATAATTTCAAGCGGTTTAAAGGAAAGTTTTTCAATATTAATCGGATTCGGAATCAATCCTAAATATTTCTCATTTCCTCGAAGCGGAATATGATAATCTAAATCTGAAGCAATGATTCCTCTGCAATTTTCATAAATAAACTGATGCAGTCCGATAAATTTTTTTTCACGGAATTTCAACGCATTTCCAAAAGATTTTCGATCAATTTTATGATTAAAATATAAAGGGAAAACAGATTTAAAATCAGGATTTTCAAAGCAATATTTCACATTTAAATAATCGTAGCCGCAGCTCAGTAAAAATAATTTTTGATTGTTTTTTAATAAATAAGAAATGATTTTTTTTTCGTAGAAAGGCGTACAGTAAAAACTATTTTCGTTAATAAGCTGCACAATATCAAAACCAGAACATTGTTTTTTGAATTTTAGAAATTGGCGAAAAGTCAAATAAGAGCTGATATCAAAACCGGAAATTTTGAATACAGCAATTTTTATTTTTTTCAAGAAACCCGAATCCCATTTTTTTTGAATAGGAAAATCAACAGGAAAATTTTTAAAACCGTCGTTGAGACCAATAATAAAAACTTCATGACCTAAAGCCTTAAGACCTTCTTTTAAAGAATTATGCAAATG encodes the following:
- a CDS encoding trimeric intracellular cation channel family protein; the encoded protein is MFHLLDIIGTMAFAMSGALTAMHKKLDPFGVFIIAFVTAVGGGTLRDVLIGRTPVGWMRDMQYVYVIILGFFLAIIFRKRFDKLRTSLFLFDTIGLGVFTLIGLERGILTGLHPAICIALGTMTACFGGVIRDILCNEIPNVFREEIYATICIFGGIVFFGLRKLNLDDDILYLVTSLIIILIRLMAVKYKWHLKAFDHK
- a CDS encoding FemAB family protein; the protein is MYTIKKYHQDDYLIWNDFVAQSKNATFLFHRDFMEYHKDRFEDFSLLIFEEDKLRAILPANKRDNSVYSHQGLTYGGLVFLSKMKAEKIESILDEILLFLKENQIETFFYKPVPSFYFLEGNKEMDFFLLKRGAVLEQKEMNLAVNLSVPLKISKSKMKHFRRIENLDLDIIEEESFDPFWENILQPRLLEKFGVKPVHSKEEITLLQSKFPKNIKQYSAYRNDEIIAGITIFETENCVKSQYGATSKKGEKFRALDFLFINLIYKYKKEGKCFFDMGIVDDENESGYNFGLIKQKEELGCSVYNQDFYKINLM
- a CDS encoding O-antigen translocase encodes the protein MNFYKKIIQTSLFKITSLNSFSVVLKIGIGLITSKILAIFVGPSGMALVGNLRNFLTSLENISTLGFQNGIVKYTAENEKNKNELQKIVSTVLISLVFLTLFLSGILFFTASFWNERIFGNNTEYLLVFKVLALVLPTYGLSIFLIAVINGLGKFQKVIWINIIGNIIGLLISIFFILQFKTIGALLAIVIAPALLFVITLYLVQKEIQFLQFVKFNLFDFKILKNLSSYSLMALVSSVLGPFIFLAIRNHIIQYLGIEQAGYWETITRISSYYLMFVSTILSVYFLPRLSKFQNNLETKNVFWQFYKYILPVFILGLTIIYFGRFLIVEMLFTKEFLPVTDLFFWQLLGDIFKVCALILGLQFFAKKMTSAFIITELFSLSVLYFSSLYFTKLFQIEGVVIAYAFQNFIYLVVLSLYFRKSLF
- a CDS encoding glycosyltransferase, with protein sequence MKVLLVGEFSHLHNSLKEGLKALGHEVFIIGLNDGFKNFPVDFPIQKKWDSGFLKKIKIAVFKISGFDISSYLTFRQFLKFKKQCSGFDIVQLINENSFYCTPFYEKKIISYLLKNNQKLFLLSCGYDYLNVKYCFENPDFKSVFPLYFNHKIDRKSFGNALKFREKKFIGLHQFIYENCRGIIASDLDYHIPLRGNEKYLGLIPNPINIEKLSFKPLEIIDRIVIFHGINNDNYLKKGNDYFEKALKIIEEKYAKKVEVITVRSVPYSEYINLYKSCHILLDMVYAYDQGYNALEAMAKGKVVFTGAESEFSKHYNLSEKVCINAIPDVDYLVKELSFLIENPNEIITISKRARTFIEEHHDYIKIAEKYIQKWNEN